The following are from one region of the Paracoccus sp. S3-43 genome:
- a CDS encoding 5-(carboxyamino)imidazole ribonucleotide synthase: MSDIRTIGILGGGQLGRMLSVAASRLGLRCHIYEPGAAPAGDVAWRVTTAPYEDQAALRAFADSVDVITYEFENVPTSALDLLESLRPIRPNRRALAVSQDRLTEKTFLNEIGLATAPFADVPEQADLDPAITRIGRPSILKTRRMGYDGKGQIRVGDGPAEWTGAPSVLEGLVTFSAEISVVIARGTDGQVAAFDPGLNVHDGGILRTTTVPCGLPGKVTTDAVLIAARIANALDYIGVMGVELFVTPQGLIVNEIAPRVHNSGHWTQAGCAVDQFEQHIRAVAGLPLGDGRRYADVVMENLIGDDLDRVPDLLKAPDTQIHLYGKGAPRPGRKMGHVNRIIR; encoded by the coding sequence ATGAGTGACATCCGGACCATCGGCATCCTGGGCGGCGGTCAGCTGGGCCGGATGCTGTCGGTCGCGGCCAGCCGCCTGGGCCTGCGCTGCCACATCTATGAACCCGGCGCGGCGCCTGCGGGCGACGTGGCCTGGCGGGTGACGACCGCGCCCTACGAGGATCAGGCCGCGCTCCGCGCCTTCGCCGACAGCGTGGACGTGATCACCTATGAGTTCGAGAACGTGCCGACATCGGCGCTCGACCTGCTTGAAAGCCTGCGCCCGATCCGGCCCAACCGCCGCGCCCTGGCGGTGTCGCAGGACCGACTGACCGAAAAGACCTTTTTGAACGAGATCGGGCTGGCGACCGCCCCCTTCGCGGACGTGCCCGAACAGGCCGATCTCGACCCCGCCATCACCCGGATCGGCCGCCCCTCGATCCTCAAGACCCGCCGCATGGGCTATGACGGCAAGGGACAGATCCGTGTCGGCGACGGTCCGGCCGAATGGACCGGCGCGCCCTCGGTCCTGGAAGGCTTGGTCACCTTCAGCGCCGAGATCAGCGTCGTCATCGCCCGCGGCACCGACGGTCAGGTCGCGGCCTTCGACCCCGGCCTGAACGTCCACGACGGCGGCATCCTGCGCACCACCACCGTCCCCTGCGGCCTGCCCGGCAAGGTGACGACCGACGCGGTTCTGATCGCCGCGCGCATCGCCAATGCGCTGGATTACATCGGTGTCATGGGGGTCGAGCTGTTCGTGACCCCGCAGGGCCTGATCGTGAACGAGATCGCGCCGCGCGTCCATAATTCCGGCCACTGGACCCAGGCGGGCTGCGCCGTGGACCAGTTCGAACAGCATATCCGCGCGGTCGCGGGCCTGCCGCTGGGCGACGGCCGCCGCTACGCCGATGTGGTGATGGAGAACCTGATCGGCGACGACCTGGACCGCGTCCCCGACCTGCTGAAGGCGCCGGACACGCAGATCCACCTGTATGGCAAGGGCGCGCCGCGACCGGGGCGCAAGATGGGGCATGTCAACAGGATCATCCGGTGA
- the purE gene encoding 5-(carboxyamino)imidazole ribonucleotide mutase — translation MDKPVGIVMGSQSDWPTMREAAAILDDLGIGYEARIVSAHRTPDRLWLYGKTAVERGLRVIIAGAGGAAHLPGMMASKTRLPVIGVPVQTKALSGVDSLYSIVQMPRGYPVATMAIGAAGAANAGLMAAGILALSDPALALRLDAWRHALSDSIPEEPRDE, via the coding sequence ATGGACAAACCTGTGGGAATCGTCATGGGCAGCCAGTCCGATTGGCCGACCATGCGCGAGGCCGCGGCGATCCTGGACGACCTGGGGATCGGTTACGAAGCCCGGATCGTCAGCGCGCACCGCACCCCCGACCGGCTGTGGCTTTACGGCAAGACCGCCGTGGAACGCGGGCTGCGGGTGATCATCGCGGGCGCCGGGGGGGCTGCGCATCTGCCGGGCATGATGGCATCCAAGACGCGGCTGCCGGTGATCGGCGTGCCGGTCCAGACCAAGGCGCTGTCCGGGGTCGATTCGCTCTATTCCATCGTGCAGATGCCCAGGGGCTATCCGGTCGCCACGATGGCCATCGGCGCGGCGGGCGCGGCCAATGCCGGACTGATGGCGGCGGGGATCCTGGCGCTGTCCGACCCGGCCCTTGCGCTTCGGCTGGATGCCTGGCGTCACGCGCTGTCCGATTCCATCCCCGAGGAGCCGCGCGATGAGTGA
- a CDS encoding DUF465 domain-containing protein encodes MNMHHEMSHDEIARAKLAALRCEHRDLDEAIAALSAQQLTSSLALQRLKKQKLVLKDQIARLEDEITPDIIA; translated from the coding sequence ATGAACATGCACCACGAAATGTCCCATGACGAAATCGCCCGCGCCAAGCTGGCGGCGCTGCGCTGCGAACATCGCGACCTGGACGAGGCGATTGCGGCGCTGTCGGCCCAGCAACTGACATCCTCGCTGGCGCTGCAACGGCTGAAGAAGCAGAAGCTGGTGCTGAAGGACCAGATCGCCCGGCTGGAGGATGAGATCACCCCCGACATCATCGCCTGA
- a CDS encoding Hsp20 family protein, with product MTKISLGAHPYLLGFDQIERLAERAAKGAEGYPPYNIEHIAPDGFRITLAVAGFAEPDLSVTTEDRQLVIRGRMAEPDRDRVFLHRGIAARAFQRSFVLADGVEVEAATIENGLLHVDLKRVQPRQIVQTIPISRK from the coding sequence ATGACGAAGATTTCACTGGGGGCGCATCCCTATCTTCTGGGCTTCGACCAGATCGAACGCCTAGCCGAACGGGCCGCCAAGGGGGCCGAGGGCTATCCCCCCTATAACATCGAACATATCGCCCCCGACGGGTTTCGGATCACGCTGGCCGTCGCCGGCTTCGCCGAGCCGGACCTGTCCGTCACGACCGAAGACCGGCAGCTTGTCATCCGCGGCCGGATGGCGGAACCGGACAGGGACCGCGTGTTCCTGCACCGGGGCATCGCCGCCCGCGCCTTCCAGCGCAGCTTCGTTCTGGCCGACGGGGTCGAGGTCGAGGCCGCGACCATCGAAAACGGACTGCTGCATGTGGATCTGAAGCGTGTGCAGCCCCGGCAGATCGTCCAGACCATTCCGATCAGCCGCAAGTAA
- a CDS encoding DUF1150 family protein: protein MDTKFDFGGSDAAKTVYIRQVETSTLPVEVRRQLEGIDSLYAVHDADGERLALVKERSLAFLLARQNELTPVSVH from the coding sequence ATGGATACCAAATTCGATTTCGGCGGCAGCGACGCCGCGAAGACCGTCTATATCCGGCAGGTCGAGACCAGCACCCTGCCCGTCGAGGTCCGCAGGCAGCTCGAGGGCATCGACAGCCTCTATGCCGTCCACGACGCGGACGGCGAACGGCTGGCCCTGGTCAAGGAACGCTCATTGGCCTTCCTGCTGGCGCGCCAGAACGAACTGACGCCGGTCAGCGTCCACTGA
- a CDS encoding HAD family phosphatase — MSDIRAVIFDMDGCLVDSEPMALQTLADLMAAEGLDTTIDELRRRFLGVSIQSIVSHIAEALDRDDLPHFAREFETRLLARYPAELRVIPGIPALLDDLAARGVAVANATGSSVHRLGVTLRVAGLADRFGARVFSADQVKRGKPAPDLFLLAAERLGIPPEACAVMEDSPHGIVGARAAGMRAVGFTGGSHLAGMQADHARRLTEAGAAVVLPDMDGMLDALLDRQPTER, encoded by the coding sequence ATGTCCGATATCCGCGCCGTGATCTTCGACATGGACGGCTGCCTGGTCGACAGCGAGCCGATGGCGCTGCAAACCCTGGCCGACCTGATGGCGGCCGAGGGGCTGGACACCACCATCGACGAGCTGCGGCGCAGGTTCCTGGGCGTGTCGATCCAGTCCATCGTCAGCCACATCGCCGAGGCCCTGGACCGCGACGACCTGCCCCATTTCGCCCGCGAGTTCGAAACCCGGCTGCTGGCGCGCTATCCCGCCGAATTGCGGGTGATCCCCGGCATTCCGGCGCTGCTGGACGATCTGGCGGCGCGCGGCGTGGCGGTGGCCAACGCCACCGGCAGTTCGGTCCACCGGCTGGGCGTGACCTTGCGGGTGGCGGGGCTGGCCGACCGGTTCGGCGCCCGCGTCTTCAGCGCCGATCAGGTCAAGCGCGGCAAGCCCGCCCCCGACCTGTTCCTGCTGGCGGCCGAGCGGCTGGGCATCCCACCCGAAGCCTGCGCGGTGATGGAGGATTCGCCCCATGGCATCGTCGGCGCGCGCGCCGCCGGGATGCGCGCCGTGGGCTTTACCGGGGGCAGCCATCTGGCCGGGATGCAGGCCGATCACGCGCGCCGCCTGACCGAGGCCGGGGCCGCCGTGGTGCTGCCGGACATGGACGGGATGCTGGACGCGCTTCTGGATCGGCAGCCGACAGAGCGATGA
- the xylB gene encoding xylulokinase: MSFLGIDLGTSGLRALLVDSGGRPIGATERHYPVSHPHPGWSEQDPADWIAALEGAVAQLRDRHPAFAALRGIGVAGHMHGATLLDAEDRVIRPCILWNDTRSHEQAAALDATPGVRDLSGNIVFPGFTAPKLDWVRAHEPDHYARIARVLLPGAFLNLYLTGDHVTDMSDAAGTSWLDTGARDWSDALLAAGHMRRDQMPRLVEGSDPAGQLRGDLARSWGLSHPVTVAGGAGDNAAAACGIGAMAEGQGFVSLGTSGVLVAARDGYHPAPRTALHTFCHAVPGTWYQMGVMLSATDSLNWLSRITGARPADLTAGLGDRLQAPGAVRFLPYLSGERTPHNDAVIRGAFTGLGSGTTRDDMVRAVLEGVAFGLRDSHQALKATGARLDRMMAIGGGTRSRYWLRAIATVLDVTLTLPADGEFGAALGAARLGMVAAGAGSVAQVMTAPDVVEEIAQDAALRDRFEAGYEAFRAAYPAIRAVQ, from the coding sequence ATGAGCTTTCTGGGGATCGACCTTGGCACATCGGGGTTGCGGGCGCTGCTGGTGGACAGCGGCGGCAGGCCCATCGGCGCGACCGAGCGGCATTATCCCGTCAGTCATCCCCATCCCGGCTGGTCCGAACAGGATCCCGCCGACTGGATCGCCGCGCTTGAGGGCGCCGTCGCCCAGTTGCGCGACCGCCATCCCGCATTCGCCGCCCTGCGCGGCATCGGCGTGGCGGGCCACATGCATGGCGCGACGCTGCTGGATGCCGAGGACCGGGTGATCCGCCCCTGCATCCTGTGGAACGACACCCGCAGCCATGAACAGGCCGCCGCCCTGGACGCCACCCCCGGCGTCCGCGATCTGTCGGGCAACATCGTCTTTCCGGGCTTCACCGCGCCCAAGCTGGACTGGGTGCGCGCGCATGAACCCGACCATTACGCCCGCATCGCGCGCGTGCTGCTGCCCGGGGCCTTCCTGAACCTGTATCTGACGGGCGATCACGTCACCGACATGTCGGATGCGGCGGGCACGTCCTGGCTGGATACCGGCGCGCGCGACTGGTCCGACGCGCTGCTGGCGGCGGGCCACATGCGCCGCGACCAGATGCCCCGGCTGGTCGAGGGGTCGGACCCCGCCGGTCAGCTGCGCGGCGATCTGGCGCGGTCCTGGGGGCTGTCGCATCCCGTGACCGTCGCGGGCGGGGCGGGCGACAATGCCGCCGCCGCCTGCGGGATCGGCGCCATGGCCGAGGGCCAAGGCTTCGTGTCGCTGGGAACCTCGGGCGTGCTGGTGGCGGCGCGCGACGGCTATCACCCGGCGCCCCGGACGGCGCTGCACACCTTCTGCCATGCGGTGCCGGGGACATGGTATCAGATGGGGGTGATGCTGTCGGCGACCGACAGCCTCAACTGGCTGTCGCGGATCACCGGGGCGCGGCCCGCCGACCTGACGGCGGGCCTGGGCGACAGGCTGCAAGCGCCCGGAGCGGTGCGGTTCCTGCCCTATCTGTCGGGCGAGCGCACGCCGCATAACGACGCGGTCATCCGCGGCGCCTTCACCGGCCTGGGGTCGGGCACGACGCGCGACGACATGGTGCGCGCCGTGCTGGAGGGCGTGGCCTTCGGCCTGCGCGACAGCCATCAGGCGCTGAAGGCGACCGGCGCGCGGCTGGATCGGATGATGGCCATCGGCGGCGGGACGCGGTCGCGATACTGGCTGCGGGCGATCGCCACGGTGCTGGACGTGACGCTGACCCTGCCTGCGGACGGCGAATTCGGCGCGGCCCTTGGCGCGGCGCGGCTGGGCATGGTCGCGGCGGGGGCGGGCAGCGTGGCCCAGGTGATGACCGCCCCCGACGTGGTCGAGGAGATCGCACAAGACGCCGCGCTGCGCGACCGCTTCGAGGCGGGATACGAGGCGTTCCGCGCCGCCTATCCGGCGATCCGGGCGGTGCAGTAA
- a CDS encoding efflux RND transporter periplasmic adaptor subunit — protein sequence MRVRFRHGVLALAICAALAAGAAAVGIGQTARGGATVLTTPVERGDIQVTVLAQGTLKPRNLVAVGAQASGRITRIAVDLGQAVKKGDLIAEIDSVNQQNALKSAQSDLAVARAQRVERESTLDLAERTLDRLAKLQRSNLSLRAEYDTAVSDVAVSKAQIEALDAQIAQAQVAIETAQANLDYTRITAPSDGTVLAITAQQGQTVNAAQSAPTIVVLGDLTQMEVFAEISEADIGQVRPGQAVWFTTLGAPDRRYDAVLEALAPAPDSIVNDPSIAGSAATGSSATSEAIYYNGRFTVPNPDGTLRTYMTAQVHIVLGGAQDVLTVPSMALGSPGPDGRYRLQVQGSDGTLSERLVSVGLNDKVMAEITEGLAEGEKIVTGTGGADGGAPARNPLGGMPRGMRG from the coding sequence ATGCGGGTTCGGTTTCGCCACGGGGTGCTGGCACTGGCGATCTGCGCGGCGCTTGCCGCCGGGGCGGCGGCGGTGGGCATCGGCCAGACCGCGCGCGGCGGCGCGACCGTGCTGACCACCCCCGTGGAACGCGGCGACATCCAGGTGACGGTGCTGGCCCAGGGCACGCTCAAGCCCAGGAACCTGGTCGCGGTGGGCGCGCAGGCCTCGGGGCGGATCACCCGCATCGCCGTGGACCTGGGCCAGGCCGTGAAGAAGGGCGACCTGATCGCCGAGATCGATTCCGTCAACCAGCAGAACGCGCTGAAATCCGCGCAATCCGACCTGGCCGTCGCCCGCGCCCAGCGGGTCGAGCGGGAATCGACGCTGGATTTGGCCGAACGCACCCTGGACCGGCTGGCGAAATTGCAGCGCAGCAACCTGTCCTTGCGGGCCGAATACGATACGGCCGTGTCGGATGTCGCGGTATCCAAGGCCCAGATCGAGGCCTTGGACGCCCAGATCGCCCAGGCCCAGGTCGCCATCGAGACGGCGCAGGCGAACCTGGACTATACCCGCATCACCGCGCCCAGCGACGGCACCGTGCTGGCGATCACCGCGCAGCAGGGCCAGACGGTCAACGCCGCCCAATCCGCCCCCACCATCGTCGTGCTGGGCGATCTGACGCAGATGGAGGTCTTCGCCGAGATATCCGAGGCCGATATCGGCCAGGTGCGGCCCGGACAGGCGGTCTGGTTCACCACCCTGGGCGCGCCCGACCGCCGCTATGACGCCGTGCTGGAGGCCCTGGCCCCCGCCCCCGATTCCATCGTCAACGATCCCAGCATCGCCGGCAGCGCCGCAACCGGCAGCAGCGCCACGTCCGAGGCGATCTATTACAACGGCCGCTTCACCGTGCCGAACCCGGACGGCACCCTGCGCACCTATATGACCGCCCAGGTCCACATCGTGCTGGGCGGCGCGCAGGACGTGCTGACGGTGCCGTCGATGGCGCTTGGATCGCCCGGCCCGGACGGGCGCTATCGGCTTCAGGTCCAGGGCAGCGACGGCACGCTGTCCGAACGCCTGGTCAGCGTCGGGCTGAACGACAAGGTCATGGCCGAGATCACCGAGGGCCTGGCCGAGGGCGAGAAGATCGTGACCGGCACCGGCGGCGCAGACGGCGGCGCCCCCGCCCGCAACCCGCTGGGCGGGATGCCGCGCGGGATGCGGGGCTGA
- a CDS encoding MacB family efflux pump subunit produces the protein MDRPIIQLTGIGRSYPQGEGSLTVLRDVDLTIRPGEFVAIMGASGSGKTTLMNILGCLDRPSTGRYLFAGQDTGGLDNSELAALRRERFGFIFQRYHLLPELTALGNVEIPAVYRGEGASVRRARAAGLLDRLGMGARLDHRPAALSGGQQQRVSIARALMNDASVILADEPTGALDSRSGEEVLSILQELNADGRTIIIVTHDPKVAARARRVIEISDGRIIADRQNRPETAPVRRDKADRGASALPGSAFREALRMALVSMRAHKLRSFLTMLGIIIGIASVVSVVALGEGSRQQVLANISSLGTNTLEVFPGRDFGDMRSGRIKTLVAADAEALGRLPFVAAATPGTATTATIRFGGTEASAQISGVGADYFAVTGSAIVAGRSFGQAAIDRMAQEVVIDTNTRDSLFPDRADGGVGQVIHAGNALLQVVGVAEIASRGPGGSQSLRLYAPYTTVQARYLGTSTLSSLTLRIADDADMGAAQSAVTAFLTQRHGTQDFFIVNTDQIRQTITSTTGALTLLIAAIAVISLVVGGIGVMNIMLVSVTERVSEIGLRMAVGARRSDILQQFLIEAVLVCMIGGILGIAAALGFGLVFDRFSTSFTMIQSPNAMIAALISSTLIGITFGFLPARSAARMDPVAALSKG, from the coding sequence GTGGACCGGCCGATCATCCAGCTGACGGGCATCGGGCGCAGCTATCCCCAGGGCGAGGGCAGCCTGACGGTGCTGCGCGACGTGGACCTGACCATCCGGCCCGGCGAATTCGTGGCGATCATGGGCGCGTCGGGGTCGGGCAAGACGACGCTGATGAACATCCTGGGCTGCCTGGACCGGCCCAGCACCGGCCGCTATCTGTTCGCGGGCCAGGATACCGGCGGGCTGGACAATTCCGAACTGGCAGCGCTGCGGCGCGAACGCTTCGGCTTCATCTTCCAGCGGTATCACCTGCTGCCGGAACTGACCGCGCTTGGCAATGTCGAGATCCCGGCCGTCTATCGGGGCGAGGGCGCATCGGTCCGCCGGGCGCGGGCCGCCGGGCTGCTGGACCGGCTGGGCATGGGCGCGCGGCTGGACCATCGCCCGGCGGCCCTGTCGGGCGGCCAGCAGCAACGCGTGTCCATCGCCCGCGCGCTGATGAACGACGCCAGCGTCATCCTGGCGGACGAGCCGACCGGCGCGCTCGACAGCCGCAGCGGCGAGGAGGTGCTGTCGATCCTGCAAGAACTGAACGCCGACGGGCGCACGATCATCATCGTCACCCACGACCCCAAGGTCGCCGCCCGCGCCCGCCGCGTGATCGAGATCAGCGACGGCCGCATCATCGCCGACCGCCAGAACCGCCCCGAAACCGCCCCCGTCCGCCGCGACAAGGCTGACCGGGGCGCATCCGCCCTGCCCGGCTCGGCCTTCCGCGAGGCGCTGCGCATGGCCCTGGTGTCGATGCGCGCGCACAAGCTGCGCAGTTTCCTGACCATGCTGGGGATCATCATCGGCATCGCCTCGGTCGTGTCGGTGGTGGCGCTTGGCGAAGGGTCGCGCCAGCAGGTGCTGGCCAATATCTCGTCGCTGGGGACCAACACGCTGGAGGTGTTTCCGGGCCGCGACTTCGGCGACATGCGCTCGGGCCGGATCAAGACCCTGGTCGCGGCGGATGCCGAGGCCCTGGGCCGCCTGCCCTTCGTCGCCGCCGCGACCCCCGGCACCGCCACCACCGCCACCATCCGCTTCGGCGGGACCGAGGCCAGCGCCCAGATCAGCGGCGTCGGCGCAGATTACTTCGCTGTCACCGGGTCGGCCATCGTCGCCGGTCGCAGCTTCGGCCAGGCGGCCATCGACCGCATGGCGCAAGAGGTGGTGATCGACACCAACACCCGCGACAGCCTGTTCCCGGACCGCGCGGACGGCGGCGTGGGCCAGGTGATCCACGCGGGCAATGCGCTGTTGCAGGTGGTCGGCGTGGCCGAGATCGCCTCGCGCGGGCCGGGCGGCAGCCAGAGCCTGCGGCTTTACGCGCCCTATACCACGGTGCAGGCGCGCTATCTGGGGACCAGCACCCTGTCCAGCCTGACGCTGCGGATCGCCGACGATGCCGACATGGGGGCGGCGCAATCGGCCGTGACCGCGTTCCTGACCCAGCGGCACGGCACGCAGGATTTCTTCATCGTCAACACCGACCAGATCCGCCAGACCATCACCAGCACCACCGGCGCGCTGACCCTGCTGATCGCGGCCATCGCCGTCATCTCGCTGGTGGTCGGGGGGATCGGGGTGATGAACATCATGCTGGTCTCGGTCACCGAACGGGTGTCGGAAATCGGCCTGCGCATGGCGGTCGGCGCACGGCGCAGCGACATCCTGCAACAGTTCCTGATCGAGGCCGTGCTGGTCTGCATGATCGGCGGCATCCTGGGCATCGCGGCGGCGCTTGGATTCGGCCTGGTCTTCGACCGCTTCAGCACCAGCTTCACCATGATCCAGTCGCCGAACGCGATGATAGCGGCGCTGATCAGCTCGACCCTGATCGGCATCACCTTCGGCTTTCTGCCCGCCCGCAGCGCCGCGCGGATGGACCCGGTCGCGGCGCTTTCCAAAGGCTAA
- a CDS encoding tripartite tricarboxylate transporter substrate-binding protein: MTASKLIGALFAATILTAPAFAQGYPERQITMVVPFSAGGPTDTVARLVAERMSDDLGQQIVIQNVGGAGGTLGAAQVAKAEADGYTVLLHHIGMATSATLYRNLPYDTLNAFEYVGLVTEVPMVVTARADFEPADFPAFIDYVKANADSLTLANAGIGAASHLCGMLLMQALEAPLVTVPYKGTGPAMTDLLGGQVDIMCDQTTNTTQQIKAGRIKAYAVTTPERLDLFPDLPTAAESGLEAMQFGIWHGIYTPKGTAPEINQRLSESLQKALADEGVAKAMADLGTAPFSSEDATPEALKAKLESEIARWKPVIEAAGVYAD, from the coding sequence ATGACCGCTTCGAAACTGATCGGCGCGCTTTTCGCCGCCACGATCCTGACCGCGCCCGCCTTTGCCCAGGGCTATCCCGAACGCCAGATCACCATGGTGGTGCCGTTTTCCGCAGGCGGCCCGACCGACACCGTGGCCCGGCTGGTCGCAGAACGCATGTCGGACGACCTGGGACAGCAGATCGTGATCCAGAATGTCGGCGGCGCGGGCGGCACGCTGGGCGCGGCCCAGGTCGCCAAGGCCGAGGCCGACGGATACACGGTGCTGCTGCATCACATCGGCATGGCCACCTCGGCCACGCTGTATCGCAACCTGCCCTATGACACGCTGAACGCCTTCGAATATGTCGGCCTTGTCACCGAGGTGCCTATGGTCGTCACTGCGCGGGCCGATTTCGAACCGGCCGATTTCCCGGCCTTCATCGACTACGTCAAGGCGAACGCCGATTCACTGACCCTGGCGAATGCGGGCATCGGTGCGGCCAGCCATCTGTGCGGGATGCTGCTGATGCAGGCTTTGGAAGCGCCCCTGGTCACTGTGCCGTATAAGGGCACCGGCCCCGCGATGACCGACCTGCTGGGGGGGCAGGTGGACATCATGTGCGACCAGACCACCAACACCACCCAGCAGATCAAGGCGGGCAGGATCAAGGCCTATGCCGTGACCACGCCCGAACGGCTGGACCTGTTCCCCGACCTGCCCACCGCCGCCGAATCCGGGCTGGAGGCGATGCAGTTCGGCATCTGGCACGGCATCTATACCCCCAAGGGCACCGCGCCCGAGATCAATCAGCGCCTGTCGGAATCGCTGCAAAAGGCGTTGGCCGACGAAGGCGTGGCCAAGGCCATGGCCGACCTGGGCACCGCGCCGTTCTCGTCCGAGGACGCCACGCCCGAGGCGCTGAAGGCCAAGCTGGAATCCGAAATCGCCCGCTGGAAGCCGGTGATCGAGGCCGCGGGCGTCTATGCCGACTGA
- a CDS encoding tripartite tricarboxylate transporter TctB family protein: protein MSTKPKDGTDIAAGLLFMAIAAFFAWQSLGLEMGTSIRMGPGYFPMVLSGLLFLLGAIILVKAFGRADDEPFGAVAWRGILFILPAPIFFGLTVRGLGFVPALFITTLIATQASVRMRPLAALILAVAVTILSTLIFSYGLGLPFRRFGPWLPL, encoded by the coding sequence ATGTCCACGAAACCGAAAGACGGCACCGATATCGCGGCGGGCCTTTTGTTCATGGCCATCGCCGCCTTCTTCGCCTGGCAGAGCCTGGGGTTGGAGATGGGAACCTCGATCCGCATGGGGCCGGGCTATTTCCCGATGGTCCTGTCGGGACTGCTGTTCCTGCTGGGCGCGATCATCCTGGTCAAGGCCTTCGGGCGCGCCGATGACGAACCCTTCGGAGCCGTCGCCTGGCGCGGCATCCTGTTCATCCTGCCCGCGCCGATCTTCTTCGGCCTGACGGTGCGCGGCCTGGGCTTCGTGCCCGCCCTGTTCATCACCACGCTGATCGCCACGCAGGCATCGGTGCGGATGCGGCCGCTGGCCGCGCTAATCCTGGCGGTGGCGGTGACGATCCTGTCCACGCTGATCTTCTCCTATGGCCTGGGCCTGCCCTTCCGGCGCTTCGGCCCTTGGCTGCCGTTGTAA